The following proteins come from a genomic window of Pirellula staleyi DSM 6068:
- a CDS encoding DUF1501 domain-containing protein: MQLTSQLLAAMSRRTFLSRTATGIGSVALGSLLASSTLHGADHFVPGILGQLHHAPRAKRIIFLTMAGGPSHLETLDYKPKLAEMSGQPMPESFTKGQPIAQLQGQQLKCLAPQHPFKKFGESGQQMATLFSKLGELADELCIVNSLRTQAINHDPAHTFMNTGSTISGRPAMGSWLTYGLGCETENLPGFVVLTSTGKYGQGQPIASRQWHSGFLPSKFQGVELRSKGDPVLYVNRPAGVTLDQQSDVVDTVRKLNEEANSTLHDPEIATRIAQYELAFRMQTSVPQLMDLSDEPQHVLDLYGTKGADGTFAANCLLARRLAERGVRFIQLYHRDWDHHGGVKDQIAGTVGEIDGPCAALIRDLKARDMLKDTLIVWTGEFGRTPMAQGNGRDHHIKGFSAWLCGGGIKGGITYGATDELGYNAVDNICEVHDLHATLLHLLGVDHERMTFRAQGRDFRLTDVHGHIVKPILS; encoded by the coding sequence ATGCAACTCACTTCACAGCTTCTCGCCGCGATGTCGCGCCGCACTTTCCTTTCACGCACCGCCACTGGCATTGGCAGCGTCGCGCTCGGTTCTTTGCTGGCAAGTTCCACGCTGCATGGCGCCGACCATTTTGTCCCCGGCATCTTGGGACAACTGCACCACGCGCCGCGTGCGAAGCGAATCATCTTTCTGACGATGGCCGGTGGCCCATCGCATCTCGAAACGCTCGACTACAAGCCCAAATTGGCCGAAATGAGTGGCCAGCCGATGCCCGAGTCGTTCACCAAAGGTCAGCCGATCGCGCAGCTGCAAGGGCAACAGCTGAAGTGCCTGGCGCCGCAGCATCCGTTCAAAAAGTTTGGCGAGTCGGGCCAGCAAATGGCGACGCTGTTCAGCAAGCTCGGCGAATTGGCCGACGAACTTTGCATCGTCAATTCCTTGCGAACGCAGGCGATCAATCACGACCCGGCCCACACCTTCATGAACACCGGCAGCACCATCAGCGGCCGACCCGCGATGGGCTCGTGGCTGACGTATGGCCTCGGGTGCGAGACCGAAAATCTCCCCGGCTTTGTCGTCCTCACCTCCACTGGCAAGTATGGCCAGGGACAGCCGATCGCCTCGCGGCAGTGGCACAGCGGGTTTTTGCCGAGCAAGTTTCAAGGGGTAGAACTTCGCTCCAAAGGGGATCCGGTTCTCTACGTCAATCGTCCCGCCGGTGTCACGCTCGATCAGCAAAGTGATGTCGTCGACACCGTCCGCAAACTGAACGAAGAGGCCAACAGCACGCTGCACGATCCCGAGATCGCCACGCGCATTGCGCAGTACGAACTAGCGTTTCGGATGCAAACGAGTGTGCCGCAACTGATGGATCTGTCGGACGAGCCGCAGCACGTGCTCGACCTCTACGGCACCAAGGGAGCCGATGGAACGTTCGCCGCCAACTGTCTCCTCGCGCGCCGTTTGGCCGAACGGGGCGTCCGCTTCATTCAGCTCTATCATCGCGACTGGGACCATCATGGCGGCGTGAAAGATCAGATCGCCGGAACGGTGGGAGAGATCGACGGACCTTGTGCAGCGCTGATTCGCGACCTCAAAGCGCGCGACATGCTCAAAGATACGCTCATCGTCTGGACGGGCGAATTCGGTCGCACGCCGATGGCGCAAGGCAATGGCCGCGACCACCATATCAAAGGCTTTTCGGCATGGCTCTGCGGCGGAGGCATCAAGGGTGGCATCACCTACGGTGCCACCGATGAACTGGGCTACAATGCGGTCGACAACATCTGCGAAGTGCACGACCTGCACGCCACGCTGCTGCATCTGCTTGGTGTCGATCACGAGCGCATGACCTTCCGCGCTCAAGGTCGCGACTTCCGCCTCACCGACGTCCACGGCCACATCGTCAAACCCATTTTGAGCTAA
- a CDS encoding RsmE family RNA methyltransferase, giving the protein MPDRYFVDKPLAAGIAIIAGDEARHLVGVMRAKLGDEVVLFDGCGHEADATIEKTAKERVELRVETVRDVPREFASQLTLAVALPKGDRQKWLVEKLVELGCDALLPLETDRGVAQPVESAIERLKRGVLEASKQSGRALLMRIEAPASSDTLFSAATVHNQPCFIAHPGGCSLDQAWDQSSGNALFAIGPEGGFSDREVQLAEQAGFQKVSLGPTILRIETAAIAIAALRMLRSS; this is encoded by the coding sequence ATGCCCGATCGCTATTTCGTCGACAAACCGCTCGCTGCTGGCATTGCTATCATCGCCGGAGATGAAGCGCGGCACCTCGTGGGGGTGATGCGCGCAAAACTGGGGGACGAGGTCGTTTTGTTCGACGGCTGCGGACACGAGGCCGACGCCACGATCGAAAAGACGGCGAAAGAGCGTGTGGAGCTGCGGGTTGAAACAGTGCGCGACGTGCCGCGCGAGTTTGCCTCGCAGCTGACGCTCGCCGTCGCGCTTCCCAAAGGAGATCGGCAGAAGTGGCTCGTCGAGAAGCTGGTGGAGCTCGGCTGCGACGCGCTGTTGCCGCTTGAGACCGATCGCGGAGTCGCGCAGCCTGTCGAATCTGCCATCGAGCGGCTGAAGCGTGGCGTGCTGGAAGCGAGCAAGCAAAGTGGCCGCGCGCTGCTGATGCGCATCGAAGCACCCGCCAGCAGCGACACCCTATTTTCGGCAGCGACAGTGCACAATCAGCCTTGTTTCATCGCACATCCAGGAGGCTGTAGTCTCGATCAGGCGTGGGACCAATCGTCGGGCAATGCACTCTTTGCGATCGGTCCCGAGGGGGGCTTTTCCGATCGCGAAGTTCAGCTCGCCGAGCAAGCCGGTTTTCAAAAAGTCTCGCTCGGCCCCACGATCTTGCGCATCGAAACCGCGGCCATTGCCATCGCCGCCCTCCGCATGCTCCGCTCCAGCTGA
- a CDS encoding CARDB domain-containing protein: MPRKATIVLALGLVAGSALAIVTAQEAIRPRSSIYGGGSANVYPREPRQLPPAAVKPAPLPPPTQIPAPPAYVPQGEARLVAGEEIQGNSIVRPRRSSSVNERLGGATQSVSDDSITPIGEAQAPAFAPVPTDYLPAGAPASDNDGATRSILKRPAAATINEAAVPEIATRPAESMPRPSRLETVEGEEGLAPVQSSRRIPTVGTNPLPRSIQDLALSSRSPSLRIDVSGPQSITVKESSPYVVHLFNEADIPATDLLVRLNVPASVSIDGLEAADGEAQLVADPQGQGRLVWAIPRIEARGDSSLRVMLTATDGQPVDLSVEFTARPTTAKATIAVRRPQLQLAMQAPADMNYGEAKQAVLTIANPGTGDASGVMITITSTGNPPQQIDVGTLEAGTSREVAVDVKATDPGEMEIKATATGDGALVADTATKVLVRMASLALDLQGPALKYAGTPGDYSVTVVNQGNAAADDVMLSVALPRGVKYLGGIENAKTDAAGLKWKVTSIPPGGEKTYTFQVLLGATGPLSFDLEAISGNGTASQAKCETTVEAISDLKLVVNDPAGPSPAGEDVVYEVQVMNRGTKAAENVRIVMQFAEGIEPIAVEGGEGKIVPGQVVCEPLPQLPAGEQVTVKIKARADRGGTLQFRVEVTGDAGELRLVSEGASRFFADSAAARRAPAAASPVAPTPAPLIR; the protein is encoded by the coding sequence ATGCCTCGTAAAGCAACTATCGTGCTCGCTCTGGGATTGGTGGCTGGCTCTGCCCTCGCCATCGTCACTGCGCAAGAGGCCATTCGTCCGCGTTCGAGCATCTACGGCGGTGGATCGGCCAACGTCTATCCACGCGAGCCCCGTCAGCTTCCGCCCGCTGCGGTGAAGCCCGCTCCGCTCCCTCCTCCGACGCAAATTCCGGCCCCACCGGCTTATGTGCCGCAAGGGGAAGCCCGGCTCGTCGCTGGCGAAGAGATCCAAGGCAACTCGATCGTTCGTCCCCGCCGCTCGTCGTCGGTCAACGAACGTTTGGGAGGGGCCACGCAATCGGTGAGCGACGATTCGATCACGCCGATCGGCGAAGCACAGGCCCCTGCTTTTGCCCCGGTTCCCACCGACTATTTGCCAGCCGGTGCCCCGGCCAGTGATAACGATGGTGCAACGCGGTCGATTCTCAAGCGTCCCGCTGCTGCCACGATCAACGAAGCCGCCGTCCCTGAAATTGCCACGCGTCCTGCTGAGTCGATGCCTCGTCCTTCGCGCCTCGAAACGGTCGAAGGGGAAGAAGGGCTCGCCCCGGTGCAATCGTCGCGCCGCATCCCCACGGTCGGCACCAATCCACTGCCACGCTCGATTCAAGACCTCGCCCTCTCGTCGCGGAGCCCTAGCCTCCGTATCGATGTGAGCGGTCCGCAGTCGATCACCGTCAAAGAATCATCTCCCTACGTCGTCCACCTCTTCAACGAAGCTGATATTCCTGCCACCGATCTGCTGGTACGTCTCAACGTCCCCGCTTCGGTTTCGATCGATGGCCTCGAAGCTGCCGACGGCGAAGCTCAACTGGTGGCCGATCCGCAAGGTCAAGGACGCCTAGTCTGGGCCATTCCGCGCATCGAAGCCCGTGGCGATTCGTCGCTCCGCGTGATGCTCACCGCCACCGATGGTCAGCCGGTCGATCTATCGGTCGAGTTCACCGCTCGTCCCACCACCGCCAAAGCCACCATTGCGGTCCGTCGTCCACAGCTGCAACTAGCGATGCAGGCCCCTGCCGACATGAACTATGGCGAGGCCAAGCAAGCGGTGCTGACAATCGCCAACCCTGGCACCGGTGATGCTTCGGGAGTGATGATCACCATCACTTCGACCGGCAATCCACCGCAGCAGATCGACGTCGGAACGCTCGAAGCAGGTACCTCGCGCGAAGTCGCTGTCGACGTGAAAGCGACCGATCCTGGGGAAATGGAAATCAAAGCAACCGCCACCGGAGATGGGGCGCTCGTGGCCGATACCGCCACGAAAGTGCTCGTCCGCATGGCTTCGCTCGCTCTCGATCTGCAAGGTCCCGCCCTCAAGTATGCCGGCACCCCTGGCGACTACAGTGTGACGGTCGTTAACCAAGGAAATGCTGCTGCCGACGACGTCATGCTGAGCGTGGCCCTGCCCCGTGGTGTGAAGTACCTCGGCGGTATCGAAAACGCCAAGACCGACGCCGCTGGCCTCAAGTGGAAAGTGACCAGCATTCCACCGGGTGGCGAGAAAACGTACACGTTCCAGGTGCTGCTCGGTGCCACTGGTCCGCTCAGCTTCGACCTCGAAGCAATCAGCGGCAATGGTACGGCTTCGCAAGCCAAGTGCGAGACCACCGTGGAAGCGATTTCGGATCTCAAACTGGTGGTGAACGACCCAGCCGGTCCTTCCCCAGCGGGTGAAGATGTGGTGTACGAAGTGCAGGTGATGAACCGGGGGACTAAGGCCGCCGAGAATGTCCGAATCGTGATGCAGTTTGCCGAAGGGATCGAGCCAATCGCTGTCGAAGGTGGCGAAGGAAAGATCGTGCCGGGTCAGGTGGTTTGCGAACCTCTGCCACAGCTCCCTGCAGGCGAGCAGGTGACGGTGAAGATTAAGGCCCGGGCCGATCGGGGTGGAACCTTGCAGTTCCGCGTCGAAGTGACGGGAGATGCCGGTGAGCTGCGACTCGTGAGCGAAGGTGCCAGCCGCTTCTTTGCCGACAGTGCCGCTGCCCGCCGAGCCCCAGCCGCTGCTAGTCCCGTCGCTCCCACCCCAGCCCCACTCATTCGCTAA
- a CDS encoding ATP-binding protein produces the protein MTTHPTSNSLPYAPPVLVASQEEARARLFYLVETSGELALLMGDSGSGKTLLLKIAAEELRAPDRSIALVSGLHATSIDLLTSLAAAWQLGISAQASQQTIWQRVTARMVELRMEASQIILLIDDASEATSEFLDTVSRLIAVAQLHEVPLTIVLSTTAESAAKLGSRLLSLAQLRIDLEPLSPDETQTLIETTVGKQFPTIALSQQAIFRLQELACGQARAILQIGQLALVAARASDESVVDVELLDDVCQNLSMVH, from the coding sequence ATGACCACCCACCCGACTTCAAACTCCCTGCCCTACGCTCCGCCGGTGCTGGTGGCGTCGCAAGAGGAAGCTCGCGCGCGGCTGTTCTACCTCGTGGAGACCTCGGGCGAACTTGCGCTGCTGATGGGAGATAGTGGCAGCGGAAAAACGTTGCTGCTGAAGATCGCCGCCGAGGAACTCCGCGCGCCCGATCGATCGATTGCCTTGGTGAGTGGTTTGCATGCCACGTCGATTGATTTGCTGACGTCACTCGCCGCAGCCTGGCAGCTGGGAATCTCTGCGCAAGCCTCGCAGCAAACGATTTGGCAGCGTGTGACGGCCCGCATGGTCGAGCTCCGGATGGAAGCATCACAAATCATTTTGCTGATCGACGATGCTTCGGAAGCGACGAGCGAATTTCTCGATACGGTGTCGCGGCTGATTGCCGTGGCTCAGCTGCACGAAGTGCCACTGACGATCGTACTCAGTACGACAGCCGAGAGTGCTGCGAAACTCGGGAGTCGGCTATTGTCGCTCGCTCAGCTGCGGATCGATCTCGAGCCACTTTCGCCCGACGAAACGCAGACACTCATTGAAACCACGGTGGGTAAGCAGTTCCCCACGATCGCGCTGAGTCAGCAAGCCATTTTTCGCTTGCAGGAGCTTGCTTGCGGACAAGCGCGAGCCATTCTGCAGATCGGTCAGCTGGCGCTGGTCGCCGCACGAGCCTCGGACGAGAGTGTGGTGGATGTCGAACTGCTCGACGATGTCTGTCAGAATCTGAGCATGGTGCATTAG
- a CDS encoding DUF6717 family protein: MNTQPSAVGAETSRPTINWRRLAIITALLLAVAAGVTWQYVIVPARGPALRENAIMVIAPYRHQGTWVFDDASAGLVKEPFVAGVPEMIDVLVEEIPTADQGFRLLFSAQPFPGHQKKLTWLRGDSGGNYYAVDEPPMEGWICPALFKYYASAPKNLYVKAEPIH, translated from the coding sequence ATGAACACGCAGCCATCGGCTGTTGGCGCGGAAACTTCGCGCCCCACGATCAACTGGCGACGACTCGCCATCATCACCGCGCTGTTGCTCGCTGTGGCCGCCGGTGTGACGTGGCAATACGTGATCGTCCCCGCGCGTGGTCCCGCGCTCCGCGAAAATGCCATCATGGTGATCGCGCCGTATCGGCATCAGGGAACCTGGGTGTTTGACGATGCTTCTGCGGGGCTCGTCAAAGAGCCGTTTGTTGCCGGGGTCCCCGAGATGATCGATGTGCTGGTCGAGGAGATTCCGACAGCCGACCAAGGTTTTCGGCTCCTCTTCTCGGCCCAGCCTTTCCCCGGGCATCAGAAAAAACTGACCTGGCTCCGAGGCGATTCGGGGGGCAATTATTACGCGGTCGACGAGCCGCCGATGGAGGGCTGGATCTGCCCAGCCCTTTTTAAGTACTACGCCTCCGCCCCGAAAAACCTGTACGTCAAAGCCGAACCGATCCACTAA
- a CDS encoding PSD1 and planctomycete cytochrome C domain-containing protein produces MLRLSSVAWILAITLLTQQPVLAAEPPVSFSRQIKPILSNRCFACHGPDEAERQADLRLDLPTDENKKLIAPGDVAASELIARIISDDPEVRMPPAASKKPTVPAAEVELLKRWVAEGAKFDSHWAYQVPVRTTPPKVAGDSWSRGAIDQFIFAAAKERKLAPSSEADRTTLLRRLSFDLTGLPPTPAEVDAFLRDTSADAYEKQVQRLLASKHFGERMALYWLDIVRYADTGGYHSDNHRDVWMYRDYVISAFNSNKPFDEFTREQLAGDLLPGATDETRIASGFNRLLQTTEEGGAQAKEYSAKYQADRVRNTAAIWLASTMGCCECHNHKFDPFTARDFYSMAAFFADVNERAVGRQDQTKIMTEVHRQKLAEIDAKLAAVKKELSESSPAYLEAFALWQKELQAQASGVKLEWNTPAPLETKTLDGSTYALQDDRVLKSTAATPNQETILVTLPINEKPITAIRLEVFVDPAFAGKGLAKGGNGNVVMTEFVAEKIAADGSATKLEMARAEADFSQPTYDISGAIDDKNDTGWAVSGHQTPADHVALFVLKQPLAAAADTTLRIALQHRSQFPQHVFGKFRLSTTSSDKPALTTSPVSPSLAEAVLTPDDKRTDEQKKLLDADFRRTTPVLADARARELTLEKERKEVDASIPTTLVSMSGAPRVVRILPRGNWLDDSGEIVTAAVPAFLPQVTGKDGAAPSRLDFANWMVARENPLTARVFVNRVWKLAFGEGLVETLDDFGSQGAQPTHPELLDYLAVDFIESKWNVKRLFETILTSSAYRQSSLGTPELLAADPANQLFLRQNRFRIDAEMVRDNALFTSGLLVPQIGGPSVKPYQPAGYWQYLNFPRREWQNDTGDAQYRRGLYTYWQRTFLHPSLAAFDAPSREECTVERPRSNTPQQALVLLNDPTYVESARNLAVKILKQGGESTEQRLQFGYRTVVSREARPAELAILTELLAKHLQEYEANPSSAAELLAIGMSGSPADIPAPQLAAWTSISRVLLNLHEGITRN; encoded by the coding sequence ATGCTCCGTCTTTCGTCCGTCGCTTGGATTCTCGCCATCACGCTTTTGACGCAGCAACCGGTGCTCGCAGCCGAGCCGCCGGTGAGCTTCAGCCGACAGATCAAACCGATTCTTTCCAACCGCTGTTTTGCCTGTCACGGACCGGACGAAGCGGAGCGTCAGGCCGATTTGCGGCTCGACCTGCCGACCGACGAGAACAAAAAACTGATCGCGCCGGGGGATGTGGCCGCCAGTGAGTTGATTGCGCGGATCATCAGCGACGATCCTGAGGTGCGGATGCCACCCGCCGCGAGCAAAAAGCCCACGGTGCCGGCGGCCGAAGTCGAGCTGCTGAAACGCTGGGTCGCTGAAGGGGCCAAATTCGACAGCCACTGGGCCTACCAGGTGCCCGTGCGCACCACGCCACCCAAGGTCGCCGGAGATAGCTGGTCGCGTGGAGCCATCGACCAATTCATTTTTGCCGCTGCGAAAGAGCGCAAGCTCGCGCCAAGCAGCGAAGCTGATCGGACCACCTTGCTGCGCCGTTTGTCGTTCGATCTGACCGGGCTCCCCCCCACGCCCGCCGAGGTCGATGCCTTCCTGCGCGACACGAGCGCCGATGCCTACGAGAAACAAGTGCAGCGACTCCTGGCGAGCAAGCATTTTGGCGAGCGGATGGCGCTCTACTGGCTCGACATTGTGCGTTACGCCGACACCGGTGGCTATCACAGCGATAACCACCGCGATGTCTGGATGTATCGCGATTACGTGATCAGCGCGTTCAATAGCAACAAGCCGTTCGACGAGTTCACACGCGAGCAGCTCGCTGGCGATCTGCTCCCCGGTGCTACCGACGAAACCCGCATCGCTTCGGGCTTCAATCGGCTGTTGCAAACGACCGAAGAAGGTGGCGCACAGGCCAAGGAGTATAGCGCCAAGTATCAGGCCGATCGGGTCCGCAACACCGCTGCTATCTGGCTGGCCAGCACCATGGGGTGCTGCGAATGCCACAACCATAAGTTCGACCCCTTCACGGCTCGCGACTTTTATTCGATGGCCGCCTTCTTTGCCGACGTCAACGAGCGGGCTGTCGGTCGACAAGACCAAACGAAGATCATGACCGAAGTCCACCGGCAGAAGCTCGCCGAGATCGACGCCAAACTAGCGGCGGTGAAGAAGGAGTTGAGCGAGTCGAGCCCAGCCTACCTCGAAGCGTTCGCTCTCTGGCAAAAAGAACTGCAGGCCCAAGCCTCTGGCGTGAAGCTTGAGTGGAATACCCCTGCTCCGCTCGAAACCAAAACGCTCGACGGCAGCACCTATGCTTTGCAAGACGATCGCGTGCTGAAATCGACCGCAGCCACCCCCAATCAAGAGACGATTCTGGTCACGCTGCCGATCAACGAGAAACCGATCACTGCGATTCGCCTTGAAGTGTTTGTCGATCCGGCGTTTGCTGGAAAGGGGCTCGCTAAGGGGGGGAACGGCAATGTGGTGATGACGGAGTTTGTCGCGGAAAAAATCGCCGCCGATGGTTCGGCGACGAAGCTCGAAATGGCACGCGCGGAAGCTGATTTTTCGCAGCCAACCTACGACATCAGCGGCGCGATCGACGACAAGAACGACACCGGTTGGGCCGTCTCGGGACATCAAACGCCTGCCGATCACGTCGCCCTCTTCGTGCTGAAACAGCCACTCGCAGCAGCGGCCGATACGACGCTGCGAATCGCGCTCCAGCACCGCTCGCAGTTCCCCCAGCATGTGTTTGGCAAATTCCGTTTGTCGACCACTTCGAGCGATAAACCGGCGCTCACCACCAGCCCCGTAAGTCCGTCGCTCGCCGAAGCGGTTTTGACTCCTGACGACAAGCGGACCGACGAGCAAAAGAAACTGCTCGACGCTGATTTCCGGCGCACCACGCCGGTCCTCGCCGATGCCCGGGCCCGCGAGCTGACGCTCGAAAAAGAGCGCAAAGAAGTCGACGCTTCGATTCCCACGACACTCGTCAGTATGTCGGGCGCGCCACGAGTGGTGCGCATTCTTCCCCGAGGAAATTGGCTCGACGATTCGGGCGAAATTGTCACGGCAGCTGTTCCTGCCTTCTTGCCGCAAGTCACCGGCAAAGATGGGGCGGCTCCCTCGCGACTCGACTTCGCCAACTGGATGGTCGCGCGCGAAAATCCCCTCACCGCCCGTGTGTTTGTCAACCGCGTTTGGAAACTCGCCTTCGGCGAAGGGCTCGTCGAAACGCTCGACGACTTTGGCTCGCAAGGTGCACAGCCAACGCATCCCGAACTGCTCGATTACCTCGCGGTCGACTTCATCGAAAGCAAGTGGAATGTAAAACGTCTGTTCGAGACGATTCTCACCTCCAGTGCCTATCGTCAAAGCTCGCTGGGGACTCCTGAACTCCTGGCGGCTGATCCGGCTAATCAGCTCTTTTTGCGTCAGAACCGTTTTCGCATCGATGCTGAAATGGTGCGCGACAACGCTCTCTTCACCAGTGGTTTGCTCGTGCCGCAAATCGGTGGCCCGAGCGTGAAGCCCTATCAGCCCGCCGGCTATTGGCAGTACCTCAACTTCCCACGCCGCGAGTGGCAAAACGACACCGGCGATGCGCAGTATCGTCGCGGTCTCTACACCTACTGGCAGCGCACGTTCCTGCATCCAAGCCTTGCCGCCTTCGATGCGCCGAGCCGCGAAGAATGCACCGTCGAGCGACCTCGTTCGAACACGCCACAGCAAGCGCTCGTGCTGCTGAACGATCCAACCTACGTCGAATCGGCACGCAACCTGGCGGTGAAGATTTTGAAGCAAGGGGGAGAGTCGACCGAGCAGCGTTTGCAGTTTGGCTATCGCACCGTCGTCTCGCGCGAAGCGCGCCCCGCTGAACTGGCCATTCTCACCGAGCTGCTCGCCAAGCATCTCCAGGAGTACGAGGCGAATCCTTCCTCGGCCGCCGAACTTTTGGCAATTGGCATGAGCGGATCGCCGGCCGATATCCCCGCGCCGCAGTTGGCTGCTTGGACGAGCATCAGCCGCGTGCTCTTGAACCTTCACGAAGGTATCACCCGCAACTAA
- a CDS encoding tRNA-dihydrouridine synthase, with amino-acid sequence MLPPLVIGNVHVGFPVVQAALSGYSDWPMRVIARRHGASYALCEVMLDKFLVTLKGDRKKNRHFLYLTDEDHPVAGQLMGAEPAEFAQGALRLAEAGFDVIDINFGCPVKKVLGRCRGGFHLSQPDVALEIVRRTRDIVPAHIPVTVKMRRGLDDTQLSRDRFFEILDGAFAAGVAAITVHGRTVVQRYVGPSRWSFLTEVKRHVGSRVILGSGDLFSAQDCLAMMRETGVDGVTVARGAIGNPWIFSQCRALDAGEPLPPPPTLFEQKATILEHYRLAAELYGDDKCSAPMRKFGIKYAALHPRHLELREAFTKVKCLADWQGVLDSWYAEDLPGQYPDPNLHTSSDSCEEAA; translated from the coding sequence ATGCTCCCCCCGCTTGTGATTGGTAATGTGCACGTTGGTTTTCCGGTGGTGCAGGCGGCACTTTCGGGCTACAGCGACTGGCCGATGCGCGTGATTGCGCGGCGGCATGGCGCGTCGTATGCCTTGTGCGAAGTGATGCTCGATAAGTTTCTGGTCACGCTCAAAGGGGACCGGAAAAAGAATCGCCACTTCCTCTACCTCACCGACGAAGACCATCCTGTCGCCGGGCAGCTGATGGGGGCCGAACCAGCCGAGTTTGCTCAAGGAGCGCTGCGTCTCGCTGAAGCTGGCTTCGACGTTATCGATATCAACTTCGGCTGTCCGGTCAAAAAAGTGCTCGGGCGCTGTCGCGGTGGGTTTCACTTGAGTCAGCCCGACGTGGCGCTCGAGATTGTTCGCCGCACGCGCGACATCGTGCCTGCCCACATTCCGGTGACGGTGAAAATGCGCCGCGGGCTCGACGACACGCAGCTCAGCCGCGATCGCTTTTTTGAAATTCTCGACGGCGCGTTTGCGGCCGGGGTGGCCGCCATCACGGTGCATGGCCGAACGGTGGTGCAGCGCTATGTCGGTCCGAGCCGCTGGAGTTTTCTCACCGAAGTGAAGCGGCATGTCGGCTCGCGTGTGATTCTCGGCAGCGGCGATTTGTTCTCGGCGCAAGATTGCCTGGCGATGATGCGCGAGACCGGTGTCGATGGTGTCACCGTGGCGCGCGGGGCGATTGGCAACCCGTGGATTTTCTCGCAGTGCCGCGCGCTCGACGCCGGGGAGCCACTTCCACCTCCACCGACACTTTTCGAGCAAAAAGCGACGATTCTCGAGCACTATCGACTCGCCGCTGAACTCTACGGCGACGACAAATGCAGCGCTCCGATGCGCAAGTTCGGCATCAAGTACGCCGCCCTCCATCCGCGCCATCTCGAGCTCCGCGAGGCGTTCACCAAAGTGAAATGTCTGGCCGATTGGCAGGGAGTGCTCGACAGCTGGTATGCCGAAGATCTGCCGGGGCAATATCCCGATCCCAACCTCCACACCTCAAGCGACAGCTGCGAAGAAGCGGCCTGA
- a CDS encoding universal stress protein has translation MSGLRRECVIVPVDFSAESYKAFDTALGIVDSPAKVHVVHVLADLAPLEAGEVWGLPDMTVRLERAKQLLVQELARGVAGGMSVDVVVGDPAHAITDFASEKKADLIVIPSHGRTGLTRLLIGSTAERVVRLAHCPVLVLRS, from the coding sequence ATGAGTGGCCTCCGCCGCGAATGCGTGATTGTGCCTGTCGATTTCTCGGCCGAGTCGTACAAGGCGTTCGACACCGCCCTCGGGATTGTCGATAGCCCAGCCAAAGTGCACGTGGTGCATGTGCTGGCCGATCTCGCGCCGCTGGAAGCTGGCGAAGTGTGGGGCCTGCCCGATATGACAGTGCGACTCGAGCGGGCCAAACAGCTGCTGGTGCAAGAGCTTGCTCGAGGTGTGGCGGGGGGAATGTCGGTGGATGTGGTGGTCGGTGATCCGGCGCATGCCATCACCGACTTTGCCTCCGAAAAGAAAGCCGACCTGATTGTGATTCCGTCGCATGGTCGGACTGGCCTGACGCGGCTGCTGATCGGATCGACAGCGGAGCGCGTGGTTCGGTTGGCTCATTGCCCGGTCTTGGTCCTTCGCTCGTAG